GTCAGACTCGATTTCGGTGCGATATCGAAAGAACCGCCAAAATAACGGCCGTTTGCAACCACCAGCATCAGGCGTCTGCCCCGGTGAGATCTCAACTGCTCACAGTCGACGGTCATTTCCACGCCGGGAAACCGGAACAACTGGCGCACGGCGCAGTATTGATATAACAGACCGCCTTTCAAGCGGTTAAATCGTGACGCATCGTCAATAACCGCAATGTCAAAACCGCAACCGAAAACATTCAGAAAATGGCGGCCGTTGAGACGGCCCACATCAATGGTTCGGTAGTCGGAGGAGCTAAGTGCAGCAATGGCCTTGCCCAGATGGCGGTAAACGATGCCGAGGCTTTTCCCGAAATCGTTACCGGTACCGGCAGGCAGCAAACCCAGGCTAACATCGGCCCGGCCACTGTTGATTATCTCATTGGCAACGAGAGACCAGGTTCCATCACCGCCCACTGCCACGATGCGCCGGTAACCGCTGTCCAGCGCCTGCCGGGTCAGCCGCTCAAGATCGCCCGGCTCCTCGCTGACTTCATAATCGAATGCGCCCAGCGCAACCGAAAGCAGCTTGAGGTACCTGGCCTTGCAGCGCGCCCCACGGCCACGGCCCGCAGCCGGGTTGAACAGAACAAAGTATCGGGGTTTTGACAAAGCGGTCGGGTTTAGGAAAATTCTGATCTATTCATGGGCGCAAGATACGAGTCCATCAATAGATCAGAGCTTCCTTAGAGAGTTTCCAGTTCTTCGAAAAGTTGCCGGCCGCGCTTCATCCACAACTCGCGAAACGGATAATCCGTAATCTCCCCCGGGTCCAGTCCCGCACACATGGGATGATCGTGCAAGGTCAGCGAGCCCCGCTCTTCTTCATGCTCGCAAAAATTACCCTGCATGTGGATATCCACTTTGTAACGACCGGAATCGTCTTTCATGTTGCACTGATAAAGATGATCGACATCCTCCCATTGATGCTCGGTGACCGTGAAATCGACTATGGGAGCATCCCCTTCCCTGACAGTCACCGCCAAGGAGCCGTTTTGCTCGGAGAAATCAATGGCGATATCCATCGTGTGATGCGGCAGGTGCCAGCGTTCGAGAGCGTGCGCCCTCGCCTCAGCCGTACTGGTTGCCAGGACAAACGGGTAAAAAGCCGATTTTGGAAACTCGCTACTTTGACGAATCAGCGGCGGAACGATAATGGACA
This DNA window, taken from Pseudomonadota bacterium, encodes the following:
- a CDS encoding diacylglycerol kinase family lipid kinase; translated protein: MSKPRYFVLFNPAAGRGRGARCKARYLKLLSVALGAFDYEVSEEPGDLERLTRQALDSGYRRIVAVGGDGTWSLVANEIINSGRADVSLGLLPAGTGNDFGKSLGIVYRHLGKAIAALSSSDYRTIDVGRLNGRHFLNVFGCGFDIAVIDDASRFNRLKGGLLYQYCAVRQLFRFPGVEMTVDCEQLRSHRGRRLMLVVANGRYFGGSFDIAPKSSLTDGYLDLVSINDTSPFGRMKIFSDVCAGRHKDGEKVQMKAVKSVSIEFESPPRYELDGEVYQSEEKTITIDCVPAAIRVHSVF